In a genomic window of Spiroplasma melliferum:
- a CDS encoding fructose-specific IIA component PTS system protein, with protein sequence MKIIDYFNETTTFLKTSATDKTEVFATLAAALVNNETVTDSANLIKDLEKRETEGPTGVGDGLAIPHCSSGSVTKPSIAIMTLEKAVDWQSLDNKPVDIIFMITTPKQGGEQHLQALAKLAGFLGKSEVVAQIRAAKTFADILKAFVEPVTDHDKTKTDGHYDVIGITACPTGIAHTYMAKEKMEEAAKAMGLTIKVETQGRSGNENVLTATDIANAKAIILGIDKKITGMDRFKGVSYLETSTKDVIYHGTNVIEDALNGKRLTIGKGGKGGNDEVGELSLKNFKDVTKNLLGGVSRMLPFVVAGGIILGIGFLLDSGKTGKDFGVTRDVAAWFSGLGKVIFGMMVPILGAYVCYSIVGPQGLLPGMTAGLIANAPGMLYDAENKTGWANTWGRLFPDSISNFNSGFFGALIGGYLVAFAVYGCQKGFARFHPSLRGVRDIVLIPVLTALAAGVLMFGLNIPLGYLNYGLSQGLKAIADYNLNALIGIIIGLMMAADMGGPINKAAYVFGTLTIDATQTAYAGIRSTNGGTVFMACAMLAGMVPPLALALCTRMFKKYWTKKDVEQGNTNYFLAACFITEGAIPFAAADPKRTIPSIMAGSAITGAIVSGFGVTLAAPHGGIFVFPLLQIQDNGKNWFSIANHGASIGVAVLISLIALIIGSFVSALILGFWRMNDVKKNKITIAI encoded by the coding sequence ATGAAAATAATTGATTATTTTAATGAAACAACAACCTTTTTAAAAACTTCTGCGACAGATAAAACTGAAGTCTTTGCAACATTAGCAGCAGCATTAGTTAACAATGAAACAGTTACTGATTCAGCAAACTTAATTAAAGATTTAGAGAAACGTGAAACAGAAGGTCCAACTGGGGTTGGTGATGGTTTAGCAATTCCCCACTGTTCAAGTGGTAGTGTTACGAAACCATCAATTGCAATTATGACATTAGAAAAGGCAGTTGATTGACAAAGTTTAGATAATAAACCAGTTGATATCATTTTTATGATTACTACGCCAAAACAAGGAGGAGAACAACATTTACAAGCACTAGCAAAATTAGCTGGTTTTTTAGGAAAAAGTGAAGTTGTAGCACAAATTCGTGCGGCAAAAACTTTTGCTGATATTCTTAAAGCATTTGTTGAGCCAGTTACTGACCATGATAAAACGAAAACAGATGGTCATTATGATGTTATTGGTATTACAGCTTGCCCAACTGGAATTGCCCATACTTATATGGCAAAAGAAAAAATGGAAGAAGCAGCAAAAGCAATGGGCTTAACAATTAAAGTTGAAACGCAAGGGCGTAGCGGTAATGAAAATGTATTAACAGCAACTGACATTGCTAATGCAAAAGCAATTATTCTTGGAATTGATAAAAAAATTACGGGAATGGATCGTTTTAAGGGTGTTTCATATTTAGAAACAAGTACAAAAGATGTAATTTACCATGGCACAAATGTTATTGAAGATGCCTTGAATGGAAAACGTTTAACAATTGGCAAAGGTGGTAAAGGTGGCAACGATGAAGTTGGTGAATTAAGTTTAAAAAACTTTAAAGATGTAACAAAAAACCTCTTAGGAGGGGTTTCCCGAATGTTACCATTTGTTGTTGCTGGAGGAATTATTTTAGGAATTGGTTTCTTATTAGATTCAGGTAAAACAGGAAAAGATTTTGGGGTAACTCGTGATGTTGCGGCATGATTTTCAGGATTAGGAAAAGTAATCTTTGGTATGATGGTTCCTATTTTAGGTGCTTATGTATGTTACTCTATTGTTGGACCACAAGGATTATTACCAGGAATGACAGCAGGATTAATTGCTAATGCTCCTGGAATGTTATATGATGCAGAAAATAAAACAGGATGAGCAAATACATGGGGGCGATTATTCCCTGATTCAATCTCAAACTTTAACTCAGGGTTTTTTGGAGCCTTAATTGGTGGTTATCTTGTTGCCTTTGCTGTCTATGGTTGTCAAAAAGGATTTGCTCGGTTCCATCCATCACTACGAGGAGTTCGTGATATTGTTTTAATTCCTGTTTTAACAGCTTTAGCAGCAGGAGTTTTAATGTTTGGATTAAATATTCCATTAGGATATTTAAACTATGGTTTAAGCCAAGGTTTAAAAGCAATTGCCGATTATAATTTAAATGCTTTAATTGGAATTATTATTGGTTTAATGATGGCGGCTGATATGGGTGGTCCAATTAATAAAGCTGCCTATGTCTTTGGAACCTTAACAATTGATGCTACACAAACAGCTTATGCTGGAATTCGATCAACTAATGGGGGGACAGTCTTTATGGCTTGTGCAATGTTAGCTGGAATGGTACCACCATTAGCATTAGCATTATGTACAAGAATGTTTAAAAAATATTGAACAAAAAAAGATGTTGAGCAAGGAAATACGAATTATTTCTTAGCAGCATGTTTTATTACCGAAGGGGCAATTCCATTTGCTGCTGCTGATCCAAAACGAACAATTCCGTCAATTATGGCGGGAAGTGCTATTACTGGCGCAATTGTTAGTGGTTTTGGTGTAACATTAGCAGCACCTCATGGTGGTATCTTTGTCTTTCCGTTATTGCAAATTCAAGATAATGGTAAAAATTGGTTTAGTATTGCTAATCACGGTGCTTCAATTGGTGTAGCAGTCTTAATTTCACTTATTGCTTTAATTATTGGAAGTTTTGTTAGCGCCTTAATTCTTGGATTTTGAAGAATGAATGATGTTAAAAAAAATAAAATTACTATAGCAATTTAG
- a CDS encoding Transcription repressor of fructose operon, which yields MLKELRWEKILACLDDQQLVLVNDLITQLQLSPTTLRRDLTEMEQQGLLKRVHGGVKLQKSYEVRIEEQLNEKIQQHAEEKYLIARQAVKKIKPKMCLYLDAGSSTLALIKLLQPADDLVIITNSIFHVELLALAGFNNVYVLGGKYKHQTGALIGWEAVTTLQKYQIDCAFLGVNGINGQDLYTTDPDEAMIKAEVIKRATKSYILADSSKFNIKSLVKFASRSEVEIITSS from the coding sequence ATGTTAAAAGAACTACGATGAGAAAAAATTTTAGCTTGTTTAGATGATCAACAATTGGTATTAGTTAACGACTTAATTACGCAATTGCAATTATCACCAACAACATTACGCCGTGATTTAACGGAAATGGAGCAACAAGGTTTATTAAAACGAGTGCATGGTGGTGTTAAATTACAAAAGAGTTATGAAGTTCGAATAGAAGAGCAACTAAATGAGAAAATCCAACAGCATGCTGAAGAGAAATATTTAATTGCTCGTCAAGCCGTTAAGAAAATTAAACCAAAAATGTGTCTTTATTTGGATGCTGGTTCGTCAACCTTAGCACTAATTAAATTATTACAACCAGCAGATGATTTAGTAATTATTACTAATTCAATCTTCCACGTAGAGCTATTAGCTTTAGCGGGTTTTAATAATGTTTATGTTTTGGGAGGAAAATATAAGCATCAAACAGGAGCATTAATTGGTTGAGAAGCCGTTACAACTTTACAAAAATATCAAATTGATTGTGCTTTTTTAGGAGTTAATGGGATTAATGGTCAGGATTTGTATACGACCGACCCAGACGAAGCAATGATTAAAGCGGAAGTTATTAAGCGAGCAACAAAAAGTTATATTCTTGCTGATTCATCAAAATTTAACATTAAATCATTAGTAAAATTCGCTTCTCGTTCGGAAGTTGAAATTATTACAAGTTCATAG
- a CDS encoding translation initiation factor IF-2 — MSSQNNKQNKKTLAKKQRNRIQSQLKTIEAHVTEGVFVYDEALTIAEFAQKINKPVSEIIKYFFSKGIMLNQNTFLTEDQLGELCLEFGLDFKREKSVTHENLIESFEVNDDPASLEKRPPIVTIMGHVDHGKTTLLDTIRNTNVVSTEHGGITQHIGAYQIKTKNNEKITFVDTPGHEAFTQMRARGSAVTDIVVLVVAADDGVMLQTKEAIDHAKAAGVPIIVFVNKMDKVGINLDNILMQLSQEELTPEEWGGTTPYVKGSAKQKQGIDELLDTILLMADLMELKANPNRFALGTVLESHLNRGLGPVATLLVQSGTLNIKDALVVGYTFGYVRDLSDESGKKIKSAGPSTPVMIHGLNEVPNAGDRFMVFRDEKLAREIALKRKTIDTMNKRYKNQNFSLESLSAQIKDGQLKQINIILKADTQGTVEAVKASLLKINIAGVKINVLRATVGGISESDVTLGLASQAFIVGFNVRPTAHVRKKAEDEGVAIRLHTIIYKLTEEIVAAAEGMLDPEMVEEVLGQAEVRQIFRHSDIGTIAGCYVTDGIIPRKSRVRVLRDGVIVYSGELASLKHIKDDIKEAKTGVECGLTIKNYNDLKEQDVIEAYTEKAVTK; from the coding sequence ATGAGTAGTCAAAATAACAAACAAAATAAAAAAACACTAGCTAAAAAACAACGAAATCGAATTCAATCGCAATTAAAAACGATTGAAGCACATGTTACGGAGGGAGTTTTTGTTTATGATGAGGCATTAACCATTGCTGAATTTGCACAAAAAATTAATAAACCCGTTAGTGAAATTATTAAATATTTTTTTAGTAAGGGAATAATGTTAAATCAAAATACTTTTTTAACTGAAGATCAATTGGGAGAGTTATGTTTAGAATTTGGGTTAGATTTTAAACGAGAAAAATCAGTAACGCATGAAAACTTAATTGAAAGTTTTGAAGTTAATGATGACCCTGCTTCGTTGGAAAAGCGTCCGCCAATTGTTACAATTATGGGCCATGTTGATCATGGCAAAACAACATTATTAGATACCATTCGAAATACTAATGTTGTAAGTACAGAACATGGGGGAATTACACAACATATTGGAGCTTATCAAATTAAAACTAAAAATAATGAAAAGATTACATTTGTTGATACTCCTGGACATGAAGCTTTTACACAAATGCGAGCACGAGGGAGTGCGGTAACAGATATTGTTGTCCTAGTTGTTGCAGCTGACGATGGGGTAATGTTGCAAACTAAAGAAGCAATTGATCATGCCAAAGCAGCTGGCGTACCAATTATTGTTTTTGTTAATAAAATGGATAAAGTTGGGATAAATTTAGATAATATTTTAATGCAATTATCACAAGAAGAATTAACTCCAGAAGAATGAGGAGGCACAACCCCTTATGTTAAAGGAAGTGCTAAACAAAAGCAAGGAATTGATGAATTATTAGATACAATCTTATTAATGGCTGATTTGATGGAATTAAAAGCAAATCCAAATCGCTTTGCGTTAGGTACAGTGCTTGAATCACACTTAAATCGTGGTTTAGGACCAGTTGCAACATTATTGGTGCAATCAGGAACATTGAATATTAAAGATGCCTTAGTTGTTGGTTATACTTTTGGTTATGTTCGTGATTTGTCTGATGAAAGTGGTAAAAAAATTAAATCAGCAGGACCATCAACTCCAGTTATGATTCATGGTTTAAATGAAGTACCAAATGCTGGTGATCGTTTTATGGTTTTCCGGGATGAAAAATTAGCACGTGAAATTGCCTTAAAACGAAAAACAATTGATACAATGAATAAACGTTATAAAAATCAAAATTTTTCATTAGAAAGTCTATCAGCACAAATTAAAGATGGGCAGTTAAAGCAAATTAATATTATTTTAAAAGCTGATACTCAAGGAACAGTTGAAGCGGTAAAAGCAAGTTTATTAAAAATTAATATTGCAGGCGTAAAAATTAATGTTTTACGAGCAACTGTTGGGGGAATTTCCGAAAGTGATGTAACATTAGGATTAGCTAGTCAAGCATTTATTGTTGGTTTTAATGTTCGTCCAACTGCGCATGTTCGAAAAAAAGCCGAAGATGAAGGAGTTGCAATTCGTTTGCATACCATTATTTATAAATTAACGGAAGAAATAGTTGCAGCAGCAGAAGGAATGTTAGATCCAGAAATGGTTGAAGAAGTGTTAGGGCAAGCGGAAGTACGTCAAATTTTCCGCCATTCTGATATTGGAACGATTGCTGGTTGTTATGTTACTGATGGTATTATTCCACGAAAATCACGAGTTCGCGTTTTACGCGATGGGGTTATTGTCTATAGTGGTGAATTAGCATCATTGAAACATATTAAAGATGATATTAAAGAAGCTAAAACAGGAGTTGAATGTGGCCTAACAATTAAAAACTATAATGATTTAAAAGAGCAAGATGTTATTGAAGCTTATACTGAGAAAGCCGTTACAAAGTAA
- a CDS encoding L7Ae family ribosomal protein, translating to MMLGQKGYSYLGLAKRGGKLITGACLLTAIQQKTVYLVLTSNDVGSAQAKKYQQKCFYYNIPYFSCLDFNLTQQALGTNNVKMIGISDQHLAQRLLTLLNNS from the coding sequence ATGATGCTAGGTCAAAAAGGATATAGTTATCTTGGCCTAGCCAAACGAGGGGGTAAACTAATCACAGGGGCTTGTTTATTAACTGCCATTCAACAAAAAACAGTTTATTTAGTATTAACTAGTAATGATGTTGGTTCTGCGCAAGCAAAAAAATATCAACAAAAATGTTTTTATTATAATATCCCTTATTTTAGTTGCCTTGATTTCAATTTAACCCAACAAGCTTTAGGAACAAATAATGTTAAAATGATTGGTATTAGTGACCAACATCTTGCCCAACGGTTGCTGACATTATTAAATAATTCTTAA
- a CDS encoding putative RNA-binding protein, producing the protein MTNHKKVPLRKCVVSQQMLPKKELVRIVKTPNGEIIIDSTGKANGRGAYLRPTLEIYEKAKKSHALERALKTKLTDQFYEMLYCEISEGWD; encoded by the coding sequence ATGACAAATCATAAAAAAGTTCCCTTACGAAAATGTGTTGTTTCACAACAAATGTTACCAAAAAAAGAACTGGTACGAATTGTTAAGACACCAAACGGGGAAATTATTATTGATTCAACCGGAAAGGCCAATGGTCGCGGTGCTTATTTACGACCAACATTAGAGATTTATGAAAAAGCAAAAAAAAGTCACGCTTTAGAACGTGCTTTAAAAACAAAATTAACCGATCAATTTTACGAAATGTTATATTGTGAAATTAGCGAAGGTTGAGATTAA
- a CDS encoding transcription elongation factor NusA: MIDGAKLLTTIDEIVSEKQISRDLILDSIKEGIKKAYEKHFDPEATVIVDIDQKTGQIKVEKELTVVKKVEDDLLEIGLNEAKEKYGEQITIDDKVYEPVNSEEFSRLAIFQVGQIIKQQIKEAEKDSIFDEYIIQKGHLMTGVVIAAEEKYLLVEVERTFAYIPRKNLIFSDHFEVGQPITFLAEDVIKSKNAGQITGSRTSNDFLYRLLEREIPEIFEQVIEVKAIARDPGRRSKIAVYSTNENIDPIGACVGSKGSRINKVTAELQDEKIDICIYNDNSQQFIINSLSPVKVISITTNDEGKEADVIVPDEQLSLAIGKGGSAAKLVAKLTKWKLNIMSYSEALTKQVEILWNGNLTTDELSALQVKLKDKIKPKTTVETNTVDGAVDLPVEEFEIIEEQMAEETMILDEENYHVDDLTETTPSGLENEIQEIEDNISYFENEQFENQDDDDDEINYDDYDDYYDQDK; encoded by the coding sequence ATGATTGATGGTGCAAAATTATTGACAACAATTGATGAAATTGTTAGTGAAAAACAAATTAGCCGTGATTTAATTTTAGATTCAATTAAAGAAGGAATTAAAAAGGCTTATGAAAAGCATTTTGATCCAGAAGCAACAGTTATTGTTGATATTGATCAAAAAACAGGACAAATTAAAGTTGAAAAAGAATTAACTGTTGTTAAAAAAGTAGAAGATGATTTATTAGAAATTGGTTTAAATGAAGCAAAAGAAAAATATGGTGAACAAATTACAATTGATGATAAAGTTTATGAACCAGTTAATTCAGAAGAATTTTCACGATTAGCAATTTTCCAAGTTGGGCAAATTATTAAACAACAAATTAAAGAAGCAGAAAAGGATTCAATCTTTGATGAATATATTATACAAAAAGGGCATTTAATGACAGGTGTTGTTATTGCTGCTGAAGAAAAATACTTATTAGTTGAAGTAGAACGAACATTTGCTTATATTCCTCGAAAAAATTTAATCTTTTCTGATCATTTTGAAGTTGGGCAACCAATTACCTTTTTGGCAGAAGATGTTATTAAATCAAAAAATGCAGGACAAATTACTGGTTCACGAACAAGCAATGATTTTTTATATCGTTTATTAGAGCGTGAAATTCCAGAAATTTTTGAACAAGTAATTGAAGTAAAAGCAATTGCTCGTGATCCCGGGCGTCGTAGTAAGATTGCTGTTTATAGTACAAATGAAAATATTGATCCAATTGGTGCTTGTGTTGGTAGCAAGGGAAGTCGAATTAATAAAGTAACAGCTGAATTACAAGATGAAAAAATTGATATTTGTATTTATAATGATAATAGTCAACAATTTATTATTAACTCATTATCACCAGTAAAAGTAATTTCAATTACAACTAATGATGAAGGAAAAGAAGCTGATGTTATTGTTCCTGATGAACAATTATCATTAGCAATTGGAAAAGGCGGAAGTGCCGCAAAATTAGTTGCAAAGTTAACAAAATGAAAATTAAACATTATGAGTTATAGTGAAGCGTTAACAAAACAAGTTGAAATTTTATGAAATGGAAATTTAACAACTGATGAACTTAGTGCATTACAAGTTAAATTAAAAGATAAAATTAAACCAAAAACGACTGTTGAAACAAATACTGTTGATGGAGCAGTAGATTTACCAGTTGAAGAATTTGAAATTATTGAAGAACAAATGGCTGAAGAAACAATGATTTTGGATGAAGAAAATTATCATGTTGATGATTTAACAGAAACAACACCTAGCGGGTTAGAAAATGAAATTCAAGAAATTGAAGATAATATTTCTTATTTTGAGAATGAACAATTTGAAAATCAAGATGATGATGACGATGAAATTAATTATGATGACTATGATGATTATTATGATCAAGATAAATAA
- a CDS encoding ribosome maturation factor RimP has protein sequence MEHFIQQETQLKETLENYLTKQNLTLFAINYFQEFDTNVVQVLIEDKTTVFDLDRLTVISEEINQLVDNLDLFSEEYLLEVSTPGAERPLRNWNELQQHVKEYVYLEFNEKVNNLVEVTGELSMVDQQQNLTITYFVKGARKTLQTNYQNIKFARCAVKF, from the coding sequence ATGGAACATTTTATACAACAAGAGACACAATTAAAAGAAACTTTGGAAAATTATTTAACAAAACAAAATTTAACATTGTTTGCAATTAATTATTTCCAAGAGTTTGACACAAATGTTGTACAAGTGTTAATTGAAGATAAAACAACTGTGTTTGATTTGGATCGTTTAACAGTTATTAGTGAAGAAATTAATCAACTTGTTGATAACCTTGATTTATTTTCAGAAGAATACTTGTTAGAAGTTTCAACACCAGGTGCTGAGCGACCATTACGAAATTGAAATGAACTACAACAACATGTTAAGGAATATGTTTATTTAGAATTTAACGAAAAGGTCAATAATTTAGTTGAAGTTACTGGTGAATTATCAATGGTTGATCAGCAACAAAATCTTACTATTACTTATTTTGTTAAAGGTGCTCGCAAAACCTTACAAACAAATTATCAAAATATTAAATTTGCGCGTTGTGCGGTTAAATTTTAG
- a CDS encoding PTS system, IIBC component, putative has product MKKRGEKMQKSEKLKVKENYFMKLKNKIKAPFEGGKNSRFKIGINKFAKAILTMIAILPVAGLFIVVGKIIGPLGLGQITAIAKVANHIGTIIETIGWMPFRHIGLLFAIAIGGSWAKNKAGGCFAGAVAYLTLLSVGATFFITRNGPDGSEFMNYILGAKWTNQKDYFSNQEGVYSLRFDALGGIITGFIGAGVYNKFFAFNRLPNALAFFNGPRFVPLMVIVITLPIALGLSLLWPLIQTGINVIGKNIALNNKIPFIIPFGYGFLERLLLPFGLHHMITIPMNYTSLGGVLNYMSVNTYADNLFINQQITKEELVAFFTYVTENNLVDAKSLVSEGQEQMWYTWVSALNVVRNHWTNYASNVINSQVGVNNVYQITMNAFEPVRFKVGQMITSTGSLIGAGIGMMYAISKTNRIKYKSIYISGGLACLLTGVTEPIEFIFMYTAPLLYLVHAIMTGLAFGMADLIPMRIHAFGAIEIIMKYFLVLGPTTLITDSIKTNLWLDGCWFLLVSALFCTIYFILFYGLTKKLKPNIPGVGEQIPLDGYSLTEKVPEGNISDEVIHKIVSLLGTAENIEEVDCCMTRLRVVVKDDKKVSNKFKEETKALGVIKQGNYYQIVYGPKVSIYKEKIDEYLDNQIEEGHKL; this is encoded by the coding sequence ATGAAAAAAAGAGGTGAAAAAATGCAAAAGTCTGAAAAATTAAAAGTGAAAGAAAATTACTTTATGAAATTAAAAAATAAAATAAAAGCGCCTTTTGAAGGAGGAAAAAATTCTCGTTTTAAGATTGGAATTAATAAATTTGCAAAAGCAATTTTAACAATGATTGCTATTCTACCTGTTGCTGGATTATTTATTGTTGTTGGTAAAATTATTGGTCCATTAGGACTTGGCCAAATTACTGCAATTGCAAAGGTAGCAAATCATATTGGAACAATTATTGAAACCATTGGTTGAATGCCGTTTCGGCATATTGGTTTATTATTTGCAATTGCAATTGGTGGTTCATGAGCAAAAAATAAAGCTGGTGGTTGTTTTGCCGGAGCTGTTGCTTATTTAACTTTATTAAGTGTCGGTGCAACTTTTTTTATTACACGGAATGGCCCTGATGGTTCGGAGTTTATGAACTACATTTTAGGGGCAAAATGAACTAATCAAAAAGATTATTTTAGTAACCAAGAAGGAGTATATTCGTTACGTTTTGATGCTTTGGGGGGAATTATAACTGGTTTTATTGGGGCTGGGGTTTATAATAAATTTTTTGCTTTTAATCGGTTACCAAATGCTTTGGCATTTTTTAATGGTCCTAGGTTTGTTCCATTAATGGTTATTGTGATTACTTTACCAATCGCGTTAGGTTTATCGTTGCTTTGGCCATTAATTCAAACTGGAATTAATGTTATTGGGAAAAATATCGCTCTAAATAATAAGATTCCATTTATTATTCCCTTTGGTTATGGTTTTTTAGAACGACTATTGTTACCATTTGGTTTACACCATATGATTACAATTCCAATGAATTATACTTCATTAGGAGGAGTTTTAAATTATATGAGTGTTAATACTTATGCTGATAATTTATTTATTAATCAACAAATTACGAAAGAAGAATTAGTTGCTTTTTTTACTTATGTTACGGAGAATAATTTAGTTGATGCAAAAAGCTTAGTATCAGAAGGGCAGGAACAAATGTGATATACATGGGTTAGTGCATTAAATGTTGTTAGAAATCATTGAACAAATTATGCTAGTAATGTCATTAATAGTCAAGTTGGGGTTAATAATGTTTATCAAATTACAATGAATGCTTTTGAACCGGTTCGCTTTAAAGTTGGGCAAATGATTACTTCAACTGGATCATTAATTGGTGCTGGAATTGGGATGATGTATGCTATTAGTAAAACTAACCGAATTAAATACAAGTCAATTTATATTTCGGGAGGACTTGCTTGTTTATTGACAGGAGTAACTGAACCAATTGAATTTATTTTTATGTATACAGCTCCGTTACTATATTTAGTTCATGCGATTATGACTGGATTAGCCTTTGGAATGGCCGATTTAATTCCAATGCGAATTCATGCTTTTGGTGCAATTGAAATTATAATGAAATATTTTCTAGTATTAGGTCCAACAACATTAATTACAGATAGTATTAAAACTAATTTATGATTAGATGGTTGTTGATTTTTATTAGTAAGTGCACTTTTCTGTACGATTTATTTTATTCTTTTTTATGGGTTAACTAAAAAACTAAAACCAAATATTCCTGGAGTTGGTGAACAAATTCCATTAGATGGTTATTCATTAACGGAAAAAGTTCCAGAAGGAAATATTTCAGATGAAGTTATTCACAAAATTGTTAGTTTATTAGGAACAGCAGAAAATATTGAAGAAGTTGATTGTTGTATGACTAGGTTACGTGTTGTTGTAAAAGATGATAAAAAAGTTTCTAATAAGTTTAAAGAGGAAACAAAGGCACTTGGTGTTATAAAACAAGGGAATTATTATCAAATTGTTTATGGACCAAAAGTAAGTATTTATAAGGAAAAGATTGATGAATATTTAGATAATCAAATTGAGGAAGGACATAAACTATAG